The Bacillus carboniphilus genome has a window encoding:
- the queG gene encoding tRNA epoxyqueuosine(34) reductase QueG, whose product MNYAQLKQDIIAYSKEIGIDKIGFTSASAFDEMKSRLIRQQELGYQSGFEEKDIEKRVHPDLIFDKPKSIIAIALAYPSKMKDAPLSKKGARRGLFARASWGQDYHHVLRDKLAQLEAYIIERIPEAKCKSMVDTGELVDRAVAERAGIGWSGKNCAIITPEFGSYVYLGEMITNLPLEPDEPTEEGCGDCNICVDACPTGALIQGGQLDAQKCIAFLTQTKGFLPDEFRSKLGNRIYGCDTCQLVCPKNKKMDFHLHEEFEPDPEIAKPLLQPLLQLSNREFKETYGHVAGSWRGKKPIQRNAIIALAHYKEEGAVPDLVQLMKEDPRPVIRGTAAWAIGKIGTGEGKEALESQLVKEKDPEVIEEIQKGLSFFEEINA is encoded by the coding sequence ATGAACTACGCTCAGTTAAAGCAGGATATTATTGCATACAGTAAAGAAATTGGAATTGATAAAATTGGCTTCACTTCAGCATCAGCCTTTGATGAAATGAAGAGTCGCCTCATTCGCCAGCAGGAGCTAGGGTATCAATCTGGATTTGAAGAAAAGGACATTGAAAAGCGCGTTCACCCTGACTTAATTTTTGATAAACCAAAATCAATTATTGCGATTGCCTTGGCCTATCCTTCCAAAATGAAAGACGCACCACTTAGTAAAAAAGGAGCTAGACGTGGTTTATTTGCCCGCGCCTCTTGGGGACAGGATTATCACCATGTATTAAGAGATAAGCTTGCCCAGCTTGAAGCCTATATAATAGAAAGAATTCCAGAGGCAAAATGTAAGTCCATGGTGGATACGGGTGAACTGGTGGACCGTGCTGTTGCGGAACGTGCAGGAATCGGATGGAGCGGCAAAAACTGTGCCATCATTACACCTGAGTTTGGTTCGTATGTCTATCTGGGTGAAATGATTACCAATTTACCACTGGAGCCCGATGAACCGACCGAAGAGGGCTGTGGGGACTGCAATATTTGTGTGGATGCTTGTCCGACAGGCGCTCTGATTCAAGGTGGCCAATTAGATGCCCAAAAGTGTATTGCCTTTCTAACGCAAACGAAAGGATTTTTACCGGATGAGTTTCGTTCCAAATTAGGGAATCGAATATACGGCTGTGATACCTGTCAGCTGGTATGCCCGAAAAATAAGAAGATGGACTTTCATCTTCATGAAGAGTTTGAGCCGGATCCTGAGATTGCGAAACCACTCCTTCAGCCGCTTCTTCAACTTTCAAATCGAGAGTTTAAGGAAACGTATGGTCATGTGGCAGGCTCATGGAGAGGGAAAAAACCGATTCAACGTAATGCGATTATTGCCCTTGCTCACTATAAAGAGGAAGGGGCCGTCCCTGATTTAGTTCAACTCATGAAAGAAGACCCACGTCCGGTTATTCGTGGAACGGCTGCTTGGGCAATCGGTAAAATTGGAACTGGAGAAGGAAAAGAAGCTCTTGAATCTCAGTTAGTAAAAGAAAAAGATCCTGAAGTGATTGAAGAAATCCAAAAAGGATTATCGTTTTTTGAGGAAATCAACGCTTAA
- the trmL gene encoding tRNA (uridine(34)/cytosine(34)/5-carboxymethylaminomethyluridine(34)-2'-O)-methyltransferase TrmL has translation MAIHVVLYQPEIPANTGNIARTCAATETHLHLIRPLGFSTDDRMLKRAGLDYWEFVKIHYYDSLEELFGTYPEGEFYFITKFGTHFFDEYNYSETEKDYFFVFGKETTGLPKELLEANKETCLRIPMTENVRSLNLSNTAAILIYEALRQQGFPSLK, from the coding sequence TTGGCTATACATGTCGTACTTTACCAACCAGAAATTCCAGCTAATACAGGAAACATTGCGAGAACCTGTGCTGCAACGGAAACTCATTTACACTTAATTCGCCCACTCGGCTTTTCAACCGATGACCGTATGTTAAAAAGAGCCGGTCTAGATTACTGGGAATTTGTAAAAATCCATTACTATGATTCCCTAGAGGAACTATTCGGGACGTATCCTGAAGGAGAATTTTACTTTATTACGAAGTTTGGAACGCATTTCTTTGATGAATACAACTACAGTGAGACTGAAAAGGATTACTTCTTTGTATTCGGAAAAGAAACAACTGGCCTTCCAAAAGAGCTACTCGAAGCCAATAAAGAAACCTGCTTGCGTATCCCGATGACTGAAAATGTTCGTTCCTTGAACTTGTCTAATACGGCAGCCATTTTAATTTATGAAGCATTGAGACAACAAGGGTTTCCAAGTTTGAAATAG
- the nfsA gene encoding oxygen-insensitive NADPH nitroreductase — MNPVIETILNHRSIRKFKDQPLSKEQIELIVKSAQAASTSSYIQAYSIIGVSDPAKKQALSEVAGNQAYVANNGHFFVFCADLHRHQKIGEYEGRNVMPSIESTEKFMVTLIDAALAAQNAAVAAESMGLGLCYIGGIRNNLEKVAEILKTPDHVIPLFGLAVGFPDTQTDQKPRLPLEHVYHENEYQQDEALYKKQIEEYDQLIQAYYIKRTSGKRDDTWSTQMCEMLEKQSRMYMKEFVQKKGLNLK; from the coding sequence ATGAATCCAGTAATTGAAACCATTTTAAATCATCGATCCATTCGAAAATTTAAGGATCAACCATTATCAAAAGAACAGATTGAGCTAATTGTCAAAAGTGCACAAGCAGCTTCTACTTCCAGCTACATTCAAGCGTATTCGATTATAGGTGTGAGTGATCCAGCGAAGAAACAGGCATTATCAGAAGTGGCAGGAAATCAGGCATACGTTGCCAATAATGGACACTTCTTTGTGTTTTGTGCGGATTTACATAGGCATCAGAAGATTGGTGAATATGAAGGAAGAAACGTAATGCCTTCTATCGAAAGTACTGAAAAATTTATGGTGACTTTAATAGACGCAGCACTTGCTGCTCAAAATGCAGCGGTTGCAGCAGAATCAATGGGGTTAGGACTTTGTTATATTGGTGGAATTCGTAACAACTTAGAAAAAGTGGCAGAGATATTAAAAACTCCAGACCATGTCATTCCATTATTCGGACTTGCAGTCGGTTTCCCAGATACTCAAACGGATCAAAAACCAAGACTTCCGTTAGAGCATGTGTACCATGAAAATGAGTATCAACAGGATGAAGCTTTGTATAAAAAGCAAATCGAAGAATATGACCAGCTCATTCAAGCGTATTACATCAAGAGAACAAGTGGGAAACGAGATGACACATGGTCAACTCAAATGTGCGAAATGTTAGAGAAACAATCTCGTATGTATATGAAAGAGTTTGTCCAGAAGAAAGGGTTAAACTTAAAATAA
- a CDS encoding DUF2089 domain-containing protein: protein MTYPLLTNCPVCRKTLKITKLQCTHCQTTVENEFEVSRLAALGQEQLHFIEIFLKCRGNIKEVEKELGISYPTVRGKLDEIISTLGYSSQKKPEVDKKKIVSLLEKGEITAEKAIQLLKEGEE, encoded by the coding sequence ATGACGTATCCTTTACTTACCAACTGTCCTGTTTGCAGGAAGACGCTTAAAATTACAAAGCTTCAGTGCACCCATTGTCAGACAACGGTGGAAAATGAATTTGAAGTTTCAAGACTGGCAGCTCTAGGTCAAGAACAGTTGCATTTTATTGAGATTTTTCTTAAATGCCGTGGAAATATCAAAGAGGTCGAGAAGGAACTCGGGATATCCTATCCGACTGTCAGGGGTAAATTAGATGAAATTATCTCTACTCTGGGATATTCCTCTCAAAAGAAACCGGAAGTGGATAAGAAAAAAATTGTATCGTTATTGGAAAAAGGCGAAATTACGGCAGAGAAAGCTATTCAGTTATTAAAAGAGGGGGAAGAATAA
- a CDS encoding PrkA family serine protein kinase: MDILKKIEKYREEEGNMRWEGTFAEYLEIVKEKPWVAQSAHSRVYNMIKDAGVEEVDGKRRYSFFRNQIYGLEEALERLVEEYFHPAAKRLDVRKRILLLMGPVSGGKSTLVTMLKRGLEAYSRTDRGAIYAIKGCPMHEDPLHLIPQHLRDEFHQEYGIRIEGNLSPLNMMRLQQEYGGRIEDVVVERIFFSEDKRVGVGTFSPSDPKSQDIADLTGSIDFSTIAQYGSESDPRAYRFDGELNKANRGLMEFQEMLKCDEKFLWHLLSLTQEGNFKAGRFALISADEMIVAHTNETEYRSFISNKKNEALHSRIIVMPIPYNLKVTEEEKIYEKMIRESDVSDVHIAPHTLKVAAMFTILTRLKEPKKGDVDLIKKMRLYDGENVEGYNSADVEEMKREYTDEGMSGIDPRYVINRISSTIIRKEVPSINALDVLRALKEGLDQHPSITQELKEKYLNYISLARKEYDDIAKKEVQKAFVYSYEESAKTLMDNYLDNVEAYCNKVKLRDPLTGEEINPDEKLMRSIEEQIGISENAKKAFREEILIRISAYARKGKRFDYNSHDRLREAIQKKLFADLKDVVKITTSSKTPDEQQLKKINEVVARLIDEHGYNSTSANDLLRYVGSLLNR; this comes from the coding sequence ATGGATATTTTAAAAAAGATCGAGAAATATCGAGAAGAAGAAGGAAACATGCGATGGGAAGGGACGTTTGCAGAGTATTTAGAGATTGTTAAAGAGAAGCCTTGGGTTGCGCAAAGCGCTCATTCACGCGTTTACAATATGATTAAAGATGCTGGCGTGGAGGAAGTAGACGGTAAGAGACGGTATTCTTTCTTTAGAAATCAGATCTATGGACTGGAAGAAGCGTTGGAACGCCTAGTAGAAGAGTATTTTCACCCTGCAGCGAAACGATTAGATGTTCGAAAGAGAATTCTATTGTTAATGGGACCGGTCAGTGGTGGTAAATCTACATTAGTCACCATGCTGAAAAGGGGGCTGGAAGCTTATTCACGCACAGATCGAGGGGCTATTTATGCAATCAAAGGTTGCCCGATGCATGAGGATCCGCTTCATTTAATCCCTCAACATTTACGTGACGAATTTCACCAAGAATATGGAATTCGAATTGAAGGAAACTTGTCTCCACTCAACATGATGAGGCTACAGCAGGAATACGGTGGTCGAATTGAAGATGTAGTAGTCGAAAGAATTTTCTTCTCAGAAGACAAACGTGTTGGGGTTGGAACGTTTTCACCTTCTGATCCGAAATCACAAGATATTGCTGATTTGACAGGAAGTATTGACTTTTCAACGATTGCACAATACGGGTCCGAATCAGACCCACGTGCTTATCGTTTTGACGGAGAACTCAACAAGGCGAACCGTGGTTTAATGGAATTCCAAGAAATGCTGAAATGTGATGAGAAATTCCTCTGGCATTTACTTTCTCTTACTCAGGAAGGGAATTTTAAAGCTGGCCGTTTTGCCTTAATTAGTGCTGACGAAATGATTGTCGCACATACAAATGAAACTGAATATCGCTCATTTATTTCAAATAAAAAGAATGAAGCCCTGCATTCACGGATTATTGTGATGCCAATTCCGTATAACCTAAAGGTGACGGAGGAGGAGAAAATATACGAGAAGATGATACGTGAAAGTGATGTATCGGATGTTCATATTGCGCCGCATACCTTGAAAGTGGCTGCGATGTTTACGATTCTAACTCGCCTGAAAGAACCGAAAAAAGGTGATGTAGATCTTATTAAGAAAATGAGATTGTATGATGGAGAAAATGTAGAAGGCTATAACTCTGCTGATGTGGAGGAGATGAAGAGGGAATACACGGATGAAGGTATGAGCGGGATTGACCCACGTTATGTCATTAACCGGATTTCTTCAACCATCATTCGCAAAGAAGTTCCTTCCATCAATGCTCTAGACGTTTTAAGAGCATTAAAAGAAGGACTTGATCAACATCCATCGATTACACAGGAACTAAAAGAAAAATACTTAAATTATATTTCATTGGCTCGTAAAGAGTATGATGATATTGCAAAGAAAGAAGTCCAAAAAGCGTTTGTTTATTCGTATGAAGAGTCTGCGAAAACACTCATGGATAACTATCTCGATAATGTGGAAGCATACTGCAACAAGGTTAAGCTTCGTGATCCATTAACGGGTGAAGAAATCAATCCAGATGAAAAACTAATGCGTTCGATTGAAGAGCAAATCGGAATTTCTGAAAATGCGAAAAAAGCATTCCGCGAAGAAATCTTGATTCGAATTTCAGCTTATGCCAGAAAAGGAAAGCGATTCGACTATAATTCCCACGACCGTCTTCGTGAAGCGATTCAGAAGAAATTGTTTGCTGACCTGAAGGATGTCGTGAAAATTACAACGTCCTCCAAAACTCCAGACGAACAGCAGTTGAAGAAGATTAACGAAGTTGTAGCGCGCTTAATTGATGAGCACGGCTACAACTCCACATCAGCGAATGACCTCCTCCGATATGTGGGAAGTCTCTTAAATCGATAG
- a CDS encoding amidase domain-containing protein: MNDLLQDLLQNRLECYVNHKSKPQRFFVEEIERKNLAEQNRKAEIVKVNGKGKILDVFEEEDVEKVRYQLLMRYVIKQKGQIFIEESIEDRLAEVFRSTIVDDYLLQPEGVTEDETIEVFNQNDMDLYPFNNDAEERISYQYDRRKAVRYAETWWNSYNPKYKKFENDCTNFISQCLHEGGGPMRGYPNRGKGWWMRNSNWSYSWSVAHSLRLYLGNSTIGVRARQVSSPEELLLGDVICYDFEGDGRYNHNTIVTAKDANGMPLVNAHTYNSRARYWAYEDSTAYTPNIKYKFFTIVDG, encoded by the coding sequence ATGAATGATTTATTACAGGATTTACTTCAAAACCGATTAGAGTGTTATGTGAACCATAAAAGTAAGCCGCAGCGATTTTTTGTGGAAGAGATTGAAAGAAAGAATCTAGCTGAACAGAATCGAAAAGCAGAAATTGTAAAAGTAAATGGAAAGGGTAAAATTTTAGACGTATTTGAGGAAGAGGATGTGGAAAAGGTTCGGTACCAACTTCTCATGCGGTATGTCATTAAGCAAAAAGGACAAATTTTTATCGAAGAATCTATTGAAGATCGACTTGCCGAAGTCTTCCGATCCACCATCGTAGATGATTATCTTTTACAGCCAGAAGGAGTAACAGAGGATGAGACTATAGAAGTTTTTAATCAAAATGATATGGACCTATATCCTTTTAATAATGATGCGGAAGAGCGAATCTCTTATCAGTACGACCGTAGGAAGGCTGTTCGCTATGCAGAAACGTGGTGGAACAGCTATAATCCAAAGTATAAAAAGTTCGAGAATGACTGTACCAATTTTATTTCTCAGTGTCTTCATGAAGGTGGAGGTCCGATGAGAGGCTACCCTAACAGGGGTAAGGGCTGGTGGATGAGGAATAGTAATTGGAGTTACAGTTGGTCAGTCGCGCATTCGCTGAGACTATATTTAGGAAATTCCACGATAGGAGTTCGTGCTAGACAGGTTTCTAGTCCAGAAGAACTTTTATTAGGCGATGTAATTTGCTATGATTTTGAAGGGGACGGTCGTTATAATCATAATACGATTGTCACGGCAAAAGATGCGAACGGAATGCCTCTCGTAAATGCTCATACATACAACAGTAGAGCGAGGTATTGGGCTTATGAGGATTCTACTGCGTACACACCAAATATAAAATACAAATTTTTTACCATTGTAGATGGTTAA
- a CDS encoding B3/B4 domain-containing protein, which translates to MKVSLSTDLTNQIKDFKVGILFYKDIVVSDSPQMLKGRLQLFQESLFFDLQETPVAEQKSVLEWKKIFKTFGKDPNRYRPSSEALIRRVAKQQYLSTIHSAVDLNNFFSLQYQIPIGLYDADHIQGDVTIRVGQADEVFEGLNGRENQAENLIVSCDDVGPFGSPFVDSKRTSVTTDTKNAMHVVYLSPSLSEDEAPKLVESLGNMFHQLHGGDFQYSVLTAGHLTHTFT; encoded by the coding sequence ATGAAAGTTAGTCTCTCTACTGACCTTACTAATCAAATTAAAGATTTCAAAGTAGGTATTCTTTTCTATAAAGATATCGTGGTATCAGATTCTCCACAAATGTTAAAAGGTAGACTTCAGCTTTTTCAGGAGTCCTTATTTTTCGACCTTCAAGAAACACCAGTTGCTGAGCAAAAAAGTGTTCTAGAATGGAAGAAAATTTTTAAGACCTTTGGAAAAGATCCCAATCGATACCGCCCATCTAGTGAGGCCTTGATTCGACGTGTCGCGAAGCAACAGTATTTATCTACGATTCATTCTGCTGTCGATTTAAATAACTTTTTCTCGCTACAATACCAGATCCCAATTGGTCTGTATGATGCGGACCATATTCAAGGAGATGTAACGATTCGTGTTGGACAAGCAGATGAAGTGTTTGAAGGGTTGAATGGTCGCGAAAACCAAGCAGAAAACCTCATAGTTTCTTGTGACGACGTAGGTCCATTTGGTAGCCCATTTGTGGACTCTAAAAGAACATCGGTCACAACGGATACAAAGAACGCAATGCATGTCGTGTACCTATCACCTAGTCTATCAGAGGACGAAGCACCTAAATTGGTTGAATCGCTAGGAAATATGTTTCACCAACTGCACGGTGGCGACTTTCAATATTCCGTCCTAACCGCGGGCCATCTCACTCATACATTTACATAG
- a CDS encoding SHOCT-like domain-containing protein: MKDEISRVLTLVEEGKIDKEKASELIQILQGKNQPELVTMKKEVPYGNKMLKIRVTSEEGDNVNVNLPINLVKAVLQVGTNIAEKLPESEKYVKDINVDLLIDAIENELDGQIVDITSSNGDKVLVVIE, translated from the coding sequence ATGAAGGACGAAATTTCAAGAGTCTTAACGCTAGTGGAGGAAGGAAAGATTGATAAGGAGAAAGCAAGTGAATTAATTCAAATTTTACAAGGTAAAAATCAGCCAGAGCTAGTGACAATGAAAAAAGAAGTCCCATACGGAAATAAAATGTTGAAGATTCGTGTGACGTCCGAAGAAGGTGATAATGTAAATGTGAATTTACCGATTAATTTGGTAAAGGCTGTTTTACAAGTAGGTACAAATATCGCTGAAAAATTACCTGAGTCAGAAAAATATGTAAAAGATATAAATGTTGACCTGCTCATCGATGCAATTGAAAACGAATTGGACGGACAAATTGTTGACATCACCTCGTCTAATGGTGATAAAGTTCTTGTGGTGATTGAGTAG
- a CDS encoding serine hydrolase domain-containing protein, which produces MRCQKRFLLLIVCFLFFSSLQSVTATSHESNQSLDRYVDSFLEEHQIPGASIILYRDDKIFFAKERGITGETEHGVTLNTPFTIGSISKSLTALGIMKLVEEGQVQLDGSVKDYLPWFELKDAQAPIQITIEHLLTHTSGISTYDGLRISDGESDDMNAIKRNVIKLLDVELTAAPGEIHQYSNANYAILGAIIEEVTGQSYSSYMEHNIFTPLGMTDTAADRETAYEKGYSSGYQSWFGIPTKSTVSYDNGGAPYGYVTASANDLMEYIKFLTRQDDIGFLSEDGMNQFLSPHFQINENKKYGFGWRFSKVDNIEDGLIWHSGSTPDSHSEIFFSPDLSWGGIILTNRNHILEELALFEFKQEIISFFMGEEPEPIAQQRPVIQIITLGVAILLLVWTISVGLMALRNKKRSRVFWGISSLGYLGLSIAMIPIFTSIVDSPWNAIHAFAPDLAFLVQAMVLMLFMNGVISTIIVVQSLKLTKGRASCMAKELSQKFEG; this is translated from the coding sequence ATGAGATGTCAAAAGCGATTCTTGCTGCTTATCGTATGTTTCTTATTCTTTTCAAGTCTCCAAAGTGTAACGGCAACTAGTCATGAATCTAACCAATCATTGGATCGTTATGTCGATTCATTTTTAGAGGAGCATCAAATCCCGGGTGCTTCTATTATTTTGTATCGAGACGATAAAATATTTTTTGCAAAGGAAAGGGGAATCACAGGGGAAACCGAGCATGGGGTTACATTAAATACACCTTTCACCATTGGTTCAATAAGTAAATCGTTAACAGCTCTTGGGATTATGAAATTAGTAGAAGAGGGGCAGGTACAATTAGATGGCTCAGTTAAAGATTACTTACCATGGTTTGAACTTAAGGATGCTCAAGCTCCCATTCAAATAACAATCGAACATCTACTCACGCACACCAGTGGAATTAGCACCTACGATGGGTTGAGAATATCAGATGGAGAGTCAGATGACATGAACGCTATCAAAAGAAATGTCATTAAACTATTGGACGTTGAGTTGACAGCCGCTCCAGGAGAAATTCATCAATATAGTAATGCCAATTATGCAATATTAGGGGCCATTATAGAAGAGGTTACAGGCCAATCCTACTCAAGCTATATGGAGCATAACATCTTCACACCACTAGGAATGACTGATACAGCAGCAGATAGAGAAACAGCCTATGAAAAAGGCTATTCATCTGGATACCAATCTTGGTTTGGCATTCCTACCAAAAGTACCGTTTCTTATGATAATGGGGGAGCCCCTTATGGATATGTTACTGCAAGTGCAAATGACCTTATGGAATATATCAAATTCTTAACCCGACAGGATGACATTGGTTTTTTAAGTGAAGATGGGATGAATCAATTCTTATCTCCACATTTTCAAATCAATGAAAATAAAAAATATGGATTTGGATGGCGGTTTTCAAAGGTAGACAATATTGAGGATGGACTTATTTGGCACTCAGGATCAACTCCGGATTCCCATTCTGAAATCTTTTTTTCACCAGATTTGAGCTGGGGTGGGATCATTCTAACCAATAGGAATCATATCCTTGAAGAATTAGCTCTATTTGAATTTAAACAGGAGATTATATCATTCTTCATGGGGGAGGAACCTGAGCCCATTGCTCAACAGCGACCAGTCATCCAAATTATAACACTTGGAGTTGCGATTCTGCTTTTAGTATGGACAATTTCTGTTGGTCTCATGGCTTTGAGAAATAAAAAACGCTCCAGAGTCTTTTGGGGAATCAGTAGTCTTGGTTATCTGGGATTGTCCATCGCTATGATTCCTATTTTCACCTCAATTGTAGATAGCCCTTGGAATGCAATACACGCATTTGCTCCGGATTTAGCTTTTTTGGTTCAAGCTATGGTGTTGATGTTATTTATGAACGGAGTCATATCAACCATTATTGTTGTTCAAAGTTTGAAACTAACTAAGGGAAGAGCCTCATGCATGGCAAAGGAGCTAAGCCAAAAATTTGAAGGTTAG
- a CDS encoding 5-methyltetrahydropteroyltriglutamate--homocysteine S-methyltransferase — protein MTTTAIKAPFRADHVGSLLRPERIHQARKDFQAGNISAQELHAIETEEIKRIVDKQIEVGLKAVTDGEFRRRFWHTDFLEHLNGVEGYVPDHGFQFKGEETERYDVRVIGKISFNPDHPHVKDFIEFKEIVGDRAIAKLTIPSPNQLYNAGIRNLDIYPDIEEYTKDVIQTYRDAIKAFYDAGCRYLQLDDVYIAGLNAPEIPFNDSGYSREELIDLALRVANGVLEDKPEDLIVTTHLCRGNYRSKWAFEGSYAKIAPTLFAREKVNGFFLEYDDDRSGDFGPLDYIPNGGTQVVLGVFTSKHGQLEDKENIIARVKEATKYVPLEQLCISPQCGFASTHHGNILTEEEQWAKLKYIVDISKEIWG, from the coding sequence ATGACAACGACAGCCATTAAAGCACCATTTAGAGCAGATCACGTGGGGAGTTTATTACGTCCAGAGAGAATTCATCAGGCAAGAAAAGATTTTCAAGCGGGGAATATTTCTGCACAAGAACTTCATGCAATTGAGACTGAAGAAATTAAAAGAATTGTGGATAAGCAAATTGAAGTTGGACTAAAAGCTGTTACAGATGGGGAGTTCCGTCGTAGATTTTGGCATACAGATTTTCTAGAGCATTTAAATGGGGTAGAAGGTTATGTGCCAGATCATGGTTTTCAATTTAAAGGAGAAGAGACGGAAAGATACGATGTGCGAGTGATTGGAAAAATTTCATTTAACCCGGACCATCCACACGTTAAAGACTTCATCGAATTTAAAGAAATTGTTGGGGACCGTGCTATTGCGAAGTTAACCATTCCAAGTCCAAACCAACTTTACAATGCAGGTATTCGTAACCTGGACATTTATCCAGACATTGAAGAGTATACAAAAGATGTCATTCAAACCTACCGAGATGCCATCAAAGCTTTCTATGATGCAGGTTGCCGTTACCTACAATTAGATGATGTGTACATAGCGGGGTTAAATGCACCAGAGATTCCATTTAATGATAGTGGCTACTCCCGAGAAGAGTTAATTGATTTAGCACTACGTGTTGCGAACGGTGTACTAGAAGACAAACCAGAAGATCTTATTGTAACAACTCATCTTTGCCGCGGAAACTACCGTTCTAAATGGGCGTTTGAAGGCAGCTATGCGAAAATCGCTCCAACTTTATTTGCTAGAGAAAAAGTAAATGGCTTTTTCCTTGAATATGATGATGACCGCTCTGGAGATTTCGGACCATTAGATTATATTCCAAACGGAGGTACGCAAGTGGTACTTGGTGTGTTTACATCAAAACATGGACAATTAGAAGATAAAGAGAACATCATTGCACGTGTAAAAGAAGCAACCAAATATGTTCCACTAGAGCAATTATGTATCAGTCCGCAATGTGGCTTTGCTTCGACGCACCATGGAAATATTTTAACGGAAGAAGAGCAGTGGGCGAAGTTGAAATATATTGTAGATATTTCTAAAGAGATTTGGGGATAA
- a CDS encoding PadR family transcriptional regulator yields the protein MDKTSLIKGHLEMCVLSILSQGKSYGYEIMKELDKHNLTLKGVGSIYPILTKLKDQEWVNTYREMTDSGKVRVYYEINEQGELYLEKKIDEWLELQSDIKLLLQSGTKGDRVE from the coding sequence ATGGATAAAACTAGTTTAATCAAAGGGCACTTAGAAATGTGTGTATTATCAATTTTGTCTCAGGGAAAAAGCTATGGTTATGAAATTATGAAGGAGTTAGACAAACACAACCTAACATTGAAAGGAGTAGGCAGTATTTATCCAATCCTTACGAAGCTAAAAGATCAGGAATGGGTCAATACTTATCGGGAAATGACGGATAGTGGAAAGGTTCGAGTTTATTACGAAATTAATGAACAAGGTGAACTGTATCTTGAGAAAAAAATAGACGAATGGTTGGAATTGCAAAGCGATATTAAATTATTGCTTCAAAGTGGTACGAAGGGAGATCGGGTGGAATGA